The Desulfomonilia bacterium DNA segment TCTCCCATTTCCAAATCCATAAAACTGAGTGGTTATTGTCGGTGAAAACTCATCCCAACACATTCGACCATATACGCTCGGGTATGTCTTACCAGTAGATTTTTGGTGACAGTGAGCTACAAGATCGTCATTCCAATCTCGCCATGTTCCCCCCGGTTTGGATGAACGTATTCTTTGTAGATTGATCAATGACAAAGCGCTGCTTTGATGCATCGGGTCATTGCTGTGAACTTCACCCGCTCTAATTGGGGGAAGACTAAAAATAGCATCTCGTACTGAACATGGTGATGCACCAAATTCTGCTGGTGTAATAATGTGTATTGGGCCTAATCGAGATGCAAGTAGAACCAATCGGTGTCGATTTTGCGGGATGCCATACTCAGCACAATTTAAGATTTTGTAATCAAAAAAATATTTACATTCCTGCAGATCCGCAAGAAACTCCCTGAAAATAAATTGATTTTGTAGACCCGGAACATTTTCCATCGTTACAAGCTCTGGTTGAATTTCTTTAACTAATCGAGAGAACTGATTTAACAACCACCATCTCTTGTCACCTGGACTTGCTTTCTGGTTATATCTCGAAAAAGTCTGGCAAGGTGCACAACCCGCAAGAAGACGGATTCCATCTTCAGGGAAAACGTTTTTCAATTCCCAGGATTCAATGTCCTCAATTGATCTCTCCAAGAAAACTGCACTGTTGTTTGTCGTATATGGATATTTGCAGGCTGGGTCTGCATCTACACCTAATTTGACTTCTATTCCAGCTTGAGAAAGTCCTTTTGTCAGTCCGCCAACTCCACAAAAAAGATCTATTGCATAAATTTTTTTATTACTGAAAATAGCCGCATTGTTTTCATTATCTACTAACATCATTTATTCTCTTCACCGACTTTTATTTTACCAGCTAGGAGGTTGCGTACCCTCTCTTTTATATTGGTATACACTGATGTCAATTTGTTTTTTGCATCATCAGTAAGTAAAGCCGTATGTGCCAATGCATCTCTAATAGGTTTGTATTCATATGCATCTCTTGCAAGGCAAGCTTCTTTGTTTTTGTCTCGTTTGTCCACCATGTTTGCAAGATGATTCATAGATAAGTAACTCAATTTTGATTTATTCTTTCTGATATCAATGCTTATATTCCCCATGTTCTTGTTTTCATCCTCTATCTTTTGCCTTTTTGCATATTCACCATTTGCTTCCGGTGATAGAGGAATATTCTTCTCCATAATGAATCTTCTTACAAGATTTTCGGAAATGAAACACTCTGCATATGAAGTGAAATTAAATCTTGCATCATCACCAAGGTCGGCAACCCAGGAATCGACTTTTTTCTTTGTAACAGTATCTTCAGTAATTGAATATTCTTCCGAAACTGCATTGTAAAGTTCTTCGGCTTTTCTTTCTTTTTTTGAAAGACTTAGATTCTCCGAATCGCCCTCTTTCCTGTGTTTTCTTCTCCAGGTGTCCCAATCGTTTAAAACATTGTTGATAATCTTATCCTTCAATGCGATCAGAAGTTGTTTAAATTTCGGATCATCAGCTACAATGCTTTCGCGACTACTAGTGAATCGATCAATTTCATCATCTAAACCGTTGCAATGGATTTGTCCATAAAGGTAGCTCTCAACCACTCTTGCCGTTGGAATGTGTTTAAGGATGTCCTTTTCTCTCAATCGGCCATTCACAAATAGGTCAACCCCCACTCTTTCTTCTGTTGTCGTTATCTTGAGGTCTCGTGGTTTTTCGACGGATGCAATAAAGCCTTTGATGTTTTCGGAAACATTCAACAACCTGTGCTCATTCCGTTCCGAAATGAAGATTTTCTTTAGGTTCGCTACATATGGATCATCAAGTTCGTTGATAGTCCACAAGAATTCTGTTTTCATTGCAAGATCGTCAAGAGAACTTATGGTAATCAACTCATTGTTAACATATATGTTGAACTCCTTATCCAAGAGAGAGAATCTGAAGTAGAGGGCTATAATCTTCTTTAAGAAACTCAAGCTGTGTTTGATGCCCTCTTTCATGTTTTCAAATAGAATGATAGTTCCTTGTTTATGATTTTCGATATATTGTCCAAAAGAGGATACATTCCAATCTTCTAAGGGATATTCTTTAGGCGTCAAATCTTCAGTTATTGCTTGATCAAGTCCTGAATTGTCAATAGTTCCACCAATGTACTGATCTCCTTCTTTTCTTGAAATAACCGTTATTTTATCTGCGCATGAGAGTAGGGCAAGTTTGCCGATTCCTTTTCTCCCGATGAAGGGACGTTCTCTTACGGCAGATATTTGTCCTTCCTTCCGTTTAGAGTATCCTATCTTTAAGAACTTATTCTGGAAGTCGGTCTCACTCATTCCAATCCCATCATCCTTGATGCATAATCTATTCTTGTCTCTGTCGATATAGATGTGAACATTAATTGCATCTGCGTCCCAGGCATTCGAAACAGCTTCACCTAGCACGGTTG contains these protein-coding regions:
- a CDS encoding ATP-binding protein — translated: MEDQRSKFIFEISLSVLNHLGRNLYRSFATVLGEAVSNAWDADAINVHIYIDRDKNRLCIKDDGIGMSETDFQNKFLKIGYSKRKEGQISAVRERPFIGRKGIGKLALLSCADKITVISRKEGDQYIGGTIDNSGLDQAITEDLTPKEYPLEDWNVSSFGQYIENHKQGTIILFENMKEGIKHSLSFLKKIIALYFRFSLLDKEFNIYVNNELITISSLDDLAMKTEFLWTINELDDPYVANLKKIFISERNEHRLLNVSENIKGFIASVEKPRDLKITTTEERVGVDLFVNGRLREKDILKHIPTARVVESYLYGQIHCNGLDDEIDRFTSSRESIVADDPKFKQLLIALKDKIINNVLNDWDTWRRKHRKEGDSENLSLSKKERKAEELYNAVSEEYSITEDTVTKKKVDSWVADLGDDARFNFTSYAECFISENLVRRFIMEKNIPLSPEANGEYAKRQKIEDENKNMGNISIDIRKNKSKLSYLSMNHLANMVDKRDKNKEACLARDAYEYKPIRDALAHTALLTDDAKNKLTSVYTNIKERVRNLLAGKIKVGEENK
- a CDS encoding DNA cytosine methyltransferase: MLVDNENNAAIFSNKKIYAIDLFCGVGGLTKGLSQAGIEVKLGVDADPACKYPYTTNNSAVFLERSIEDIESWELKNVFPEDGIRLLAGCAPCQTFSRYNQKASPGDKRWWLLNQFSRLVKEIQPELVTMENVPGLQNQFIFREFLADLQECKYFFDYKILNCAEYGIPQNRHRLVLLASRLGPIHIITPAEFGASPCSVRDAIFSLPPIRAGEVHSNDPMHQSSALSLINLQRIRSSKPGGTWRDWNDDLVAHCHQKSTGKTYPSVYGRMCWDEFSPTITTQFYGFGNGRFGHPEQDRAISLREGAILQSFPCDYVFAPKNKPLSKKIVGRLIGNAVPVQLGKLIGRSIICHIAEQGN